One region of Suncus etruscus isolate mSunEtr1 chromosome 5, mSunEtr1.pri.cur, whole genome shotgun sequence genomic DNA includes:
- the LOC126008594 gene encoding nucleoplasmin-2-like has protein sequence MLCRVPSLVPSLALCLAVGSELNQGQADLDLLKPVLGEAGLQLLLSMICLREKAKMEMNLVDIVLAASRENWKTKPITNASPSAPPCCHVVLPGAGALSPFTCGLALDPCSLSDLEHYDFKDRSWQEEKQEEEEVEKEEDDEEDCDSYVSLEDSTSQTQSKGQATQKADNYGKVGKDEQ, from the coding sequence atgcTGTGCAGAGTGCCATCTCTGGTTCCATCTCTAGCTCTCTGCCTTGCTGTGGGCAGTGAGCTGAACCAAGGACAAGCAGACTTGGATCTTCTGAAGCCAGTACTAGGAGAAGCAGGACTGCAGCTGTTGCTGAGCATGATCTGCTTGAGGGAAAAAGCCAAAATGGAGATGAATCTTGTAGATATTGTGCTGGCAGCGAGCAGAGAAAACTGGAAGACCAAGCCCATAACCAATGCTTCTCCTTCAGCTCCTCCTTGCTGCCATGTTGTCTTGCCAGGAGCTGGTGCCTTGTCACCTTTCACTTGTGGGCTGGCTCTGGACCCATGTTCCCTTAGTGACCTGGAGCATTATGACTTTAAAGACAGATCATGGCAGGAGGAGAAACAAGAGGAAGAAGAAGTGGAAAAGGAGGAAGATGATGAGGAAGATTGTGATAGCTATGTGTCCTTAGAGGACTCCACTTCTCAAACACAATCAAAAGGGCAGGCAACACAGAAAGCAGATAATTATGGCAAAGTAGGAAAAGATGAACAGTGA